Proteins from a single region of Echeneis naucrates chromosome 2, fEcheNa1.1, whole genome shotgun sequence:
- the LOC115050621 gene encoding ras-related and estrogen-regulated growth inhibitor: MSRPLWFLRRTNSGPNRKMVPVKLLILGAQNTGKTALCVRFITKRFIGEYDHKKEVTYRCSRLVDQEAVEIEILDIACKESSVASLESSIRWADGFLLLYSITQRLSFGEVQQLKKLIDQTKQSLVVPTVLVANKADLEIGREVTTEEGQRLAKDLRCGFNELSVAETVSSVEAAVFQLIRLVLDQQRPLPDRRSYMLTVRHALTRKLTRSKTMQW, encoded by the exons ATGTCAAGGCCTCTGT GGTTTTTAAGGAGGACTAACAGTGGACCCAACAGGAAAATGGTTCCAGTTAAACTCCTCATTCTGGGAGCGCAGAACACGGGAAAAACAG CACTGTGTGTTCGTTTTATCACGAAGCGATTCATTGGCGAATACGACCATAAAAAGG AAGTCACCTACAGATGCAGTCGGCTGGTGGACCAGGAAGCTGTTGAGATAGAGATTTTGGACATAGCTTGTAAG GAGAGCTCGGTGGCTTCTCTGGAGTCATCCATCCGCTGGGCTGATGGTTTTCTGCTGCTCTACTCCATCACACAGCGCCTCAGTTTTGGGGAGGTCCAGCAGCTCAAGAAACTCATCGACCAAACCAAACAGAGTCTTG ttgTTCCGACAGTGCTAGTAGCAAATAAAGCAGATTTGGAAATAGGACGGGAAGTGACAacagaggaaggacagagactGGCCAAGGATttaag GTGTGGCTTCAATGAGCTGTCTGTGGCTGAAACTGTTTCATCCGTGGAAGCAGCGGTGTTTCAGCTCATTAG GCTGGTGTTGGATCAGCAGCGCCCATTGCCCGACCGTCGCTCCTACATGCTGACAGTTCGCCACGCTTTGACCAGGAAACTGACCCGATCGAAGACCATGCAGTGGTGA